One genomic window of Punica granatum isolate Tunisia-2019 chromosome 1, ASM765513v2, whole genome shotgun sequence includes the following:
- the LOC116195023 gene encoding uncharacterized protein LOC116195023, with the protein MASPAPALHFLCSCREKPNPLLSHRPHPFTHHNPKVMPSISLTRCASDAAQSDIPEPATSTNSPETFPIEKRRRSEIVRERKPKTLTKTEPPNFEMGWKRTKEIVTEKPKGYVIADFLEKLEGLMGREFGSVDLLAKAGEVVAERAREEAEVLRDDGEVEERMVTELFRVLRLMEMDLAMVRASVKEETLEERLEQAKARCRQAILVANSF; encoded by the coding sequence ATGGCTTCTCCTGCTCCGGCGCTCCATTTCCTTTGCAGTTGCAGGGAAAAACCTAATCCTCTTCTCTCTCACCGTCCTCATCCCTTCACCCACCACAATCCGAAGGTGATGCCGTCCATTTCCCTCACCAGGTGCGCGTCGGATGCAGCCCAATCCGACATACCAGAACCGGCCACGTCCACGAACAGCCCGGAGACGTTCCCGATCGAGAAGCGCAGGAGGTCGGAGATCGTGAGGGAGCGGAAGCCCAAGACGCTGACGAAGACGGAGCCGCCCAACTTCGAGATGGGGTGGAAGAGGACGAAGGAGATAGTGACGGAGAAGCCCAAGGGGTACGTGATAGCGGACTTCCTGGAGAAGCTGGAGGGGCTGATGGGGAGGGAGTTCGGGTCGGTGGACCTGCTGGCGAAGGCAGGGGAGGTGGTGGCGGAGAGGGCGAGGGAGGAGGCGGAGGTACTGAGGGACGACGGGGAGGTGGAGGAGAGGATGGTGACGGAGCTGTTCAGGGTGCTGAGGCTGATGGAGATGGACTTGGCCATGGTCAGGGCCTCCGTCAAGGAGGAGACGCTCGAGGAACGGCTCGAGCAGGCCAAAGCCCGCTGCCGGCAGGCCATCCTCGTCGCTAACTCTTTCTGA
- the LOC116195016 gene encoding polycomb group protein FERTILIZATION-INDEPENDENT ENDOSPERM: MAKIVLGSEPVVGSLTPSRKREYRVTNRLQEGKRPLYAVVFNFIDSRYFNVFATVGGNRVTVYQCLEGGVIAVLQSYIDEDKDESFYSVSWACNIDGAPFVIAGGINGIIRVIDAGNEKIHKSFVGHGDSINEIRTQPLKPSLIVSASKDESVRLWNAQTGICILIFAGAGGHRNEVLSVDFHPSDIYRIASCGMDNTVKIWSMIEFWTYVEKSFTWTDLPSKFPTKYVQFPVFIASVHSNYVDCNRWLGDFVLSKSVDNEIVLWEPKMKEQSPGEGTVDILQKYPVPECDIWFIKFSCDFHYQSVAIGNREGKIYVWELQSSPPVLTARLSHTQSKSPIRQTAMSFDGSTILCCCEDGTIWRWDAVEVSSS; this comes from the exons ATGGCGAAGATAGTGCTGGGGTCCGAGCCGGTGGTGGGCTCACTGACGCCGTCGAGGAAGAGGGAGTACAGGGTCACCAATCGTCTCCAGGAGGGCAAGCGTCCACTCTACGCCGTCGTCTTCAACTTCATCGACTCCCGCTACTTCAACGTCTTCGCCACCGTCGGCGGCAACCGG GTGACTGTTTACCAATGCCTTGAAGGGGGTGTGATAGCTGTGTTGCAGTCATACATTGATGAAGAT AAGGATGAGTCCTTCTATTCTGTCAGTTGGGCATGCAATATTGATGGGGCCCCATTTGTCATTGCTGGAGGCATCAATGGGATTATCCGTGTAATTGATGCTGGGAACGAGAAAATACACAAG AGTTTTGTGGGCCATGGAGATTCAATAAACGAGATCAGGACTCAGCCATTGAAGCCATCACTTATTGTTTCTGCTAGCAAA GATGAGTCGGTTAGGTTATGGAATGCTCAAACTGGAATTTGCATTCTAATATTTGCTGGAGCTGGGGGTCATCGCAATGAGGTCTTAAGTGTG GATTTCCATCCTTCAGATATATATCGAATTGCAAGTTGTGGAATGGACAACACTGTGAAGATTTGGTCAATGATAG AGTTCTGGACATACGTGGAGAAGTCATTTACTTGGACAGATCTTCCATCAAAGTTCCCTACCAAATACGTACAGTTTCCT GTGTTCATCGCTTCAGTCCATTCCAACTATGTTGACTGTAATAGGTGGCTTGGTGATTTTGTATTATCGAAG AGTGTGGACAATGAGATTGTGTTGTGGGAACCCAAAATGAAGGAACAATCTCCTGGGGAG GGCACGGTTGACATCCTTCAAAAATACCCAGTTCCAGAGTGTGACATATGGTTCATCAAATTTTCTTGCGACTTCCATTATCAGTCAGTGGCTATAG GGAATCGGGAAGGTAAAATTTATGTGTGGGAGCTGCAGAGTAGCCCTCCTGTCCTAACAGCAAG GTTGTCTCATACTCAATCAAAGTCACCAATCAGACAAACTGCCATGTCATTCGACGGGAG CACAATTCTCTGTTGCTGCGAGGACGGTACCATATGGCGCTGGGATGCTGTCGAAGTTTCATCTTCCTAA